A genome region from Geodermatophilus bullaregiensis includes the following:
- a CDS encoding tyrosine-type recombinase/integrase: MPRQKMELGAWGHVALTGYVYDKNGKRQPMPDGARKADTWRARTKVRDLDGKVRDVERWAPTKAAARTVLLAHLRERITPPAADAVMTPTMLVKNAAEVWLVEMKENDQLAVNTRTVYESSLRKHVMGGALADLTLREVKVAVIERWLKVVGRGSGAHAMKTARSVLSGVLGLAVKHDAIPHNPVRDVGHVSVPAKETKRDPHRAFTEEERATLLAFADADDMACRRDLPDLLAFMAGTGARIGEACGLRWSALDLDAGTATLGPLPVRVPGKGLTLQKRGKTKTSQRTVALPSWLVSRLMARKVNAEPNEWDVVFPSPLGKLRETSNTTKHVRELLDAAGFEWAVGHTFRKTVTTWLDDDGVSGRQVANQLGHAKPSMTLDRYMSRRTVTERAALVL; this comes from the coding sequence GTGCCGCGACAGAAGATGGAACTCGGAGCGTGGGGTCACGTCGCCCTAACCGGCTACGTCTACGACAAGAACGGCAAGCGCCAGCCCATGCCCGACGGCGCCCGAAAGGCCGACACCTGGCGTGCGCGGACCAAGGTCCGCGACCTAGACGGCAAGGTCCGCGACGTCGAGCGATGGGCGCCGACGAAGGCTGCGGCCCGGACGGTCCTGCTGGCTCATCTGCGCGAGCGGATCACCCCACCGGCCGCCGATGCAGTCATGACGCCGACCATGCTGGTCAAGAACGCCGCCGAGGTCTGGCTAGTTGAAATGAAGGAGAACGACCAGCTCGCCGTCAACACGCGGACGGTCTACGAATCGTCGCTACGGAAGCACGTCATGGGTGGCGCGCTGGCCGACCTGACCTTGCGCGAGGTCAAGGTGGCCGTGATCGAGCGGTGGCTCAAGGTCGTTGGCCGGGGTAGCGGCGCTCACGCCATGAAGACGGCCCGATCCGTGCTGAGCGGTGTGCTGGGGCTGGCCGTGAAGCACGATGCGATCCCCCACAACCCGGTCCGCGACGTCGGTCATGTCTCCGTCCCGGCCAAGGAGACGAAGCGCGATCCTCACCGGGCGTTCACCGAGGAGGAGCGGGCGACGCTTCTGGCATTCGCGGATGCCGACGACATGGCCTGCCGTCGTGACCTGCCCGACCTGCTGGCCTTCATGGCAGGGACCGGAGCGCGCATCGGTGAGGCATGCGGTCTCCGGTGGTCGGCCCTGGACCTGGACGCCGGTACGGCCACACTGGGACCGCTCCCCGTCCGCGTGCCGGGAAAGGGGCTCACTCTGCAGAAGCGCGGCAAGACCAAGACCAGCCAGCGGACGGTGGCCCTCCCGTCGTGGCTGGTGTCGCGCCTGATGGCCCGGAAGGTCAACGCTGAGCCGAATGAGTGGGACGTCGTGTTCCCGTCTCCCCTGGGGAAGCTGCGCGAGACGTCGAACACGACAAAGCACGTTCGGGAACTGCTGGACGCGGCAGGCTTTGAGTGGGCGGTCGGCCACACCTTCCGCAAGACGGTGACGACCTGGCTGGACGACGACGGCGTGTCCGGCCGTCAGGTGGCGAATCAGCTTGGTCACGCGAAGCCGAGCATGACCCTGGACCGCTACATGAGCCGTCGAACGGTCACCGAGCGGGCTGCGCTGGTTCTGTAA
- a CDS encoding BPTD_3080 family restriction endonuclease gives MVDRVIDNPILNSPYVEPGRHFRFDDDGITNEIVGKRRPSQYFMPVPQAQRRSGQLSLALDWTEDRLKTNDQVNLIRGKLDVWRKQRYAGATNTSKALLAHWTRPDRGRPLFFAQIEALETAIWLSEVAQKTDPAFGNELREHNGTFNDGLPRIAHKMATGSGKTLVMAMLIAWHACNKAANPMGPGSRSYSDAFLVVAPGITIRDRLRVLLPSDPENYYDAMDLVPPDLRAGIERARVAIVNFHQFGRKETGAGANAGKLAKEILNSGDGPSPFTETPDQMARRVCRDLANRSGGKTNIVVLNDEAHHCWQGPAVPDIHAQQEKLTGEEKREAAARASEAHQWLNGLKAVHAKYGIRRIYDLSATPFFLKGSGYGEGTLFPWVVSDFSLIDAIEAGVVKIPRLPVDDNAAPADMPTFRDLWVHIRDQLPKRGRRAEAVGEEPVLPDEVKAALHSLYSNYEQAFRDWEASDPAIAGATPPVFIVVCNNTAVSKRVFDYIAGWEKQLPGFNRPVVQSGGLPLFRNDDERGGWRDRPRTILVDSQQLESGEAMSPEFKRIAGREIEEFKAEYRTRFPGRDADALTDEDLLREVMNTVGKPGKLGENVRCVVSVSMLTEGWDANTVTHVLGVRAFGTQLLCEQVVGRALRRRSYAIDEDTGLFTAEYAEVYGVPFSFIATTGKSGRPTVVRPVVHVRALSERANLQITFPRVVGYRYDLPDPRLSAQFDDDSRLVLTVNDVPTETTVRGVVGEAEVHTLADLQAVRRQALVYELARTVLPRLRDEAGNDRFWRFRELVPIVRDWLDHWLECKDYTFAGMVMLDQKKADAAERIYQAIVRGTTASRGTPRLRPVYRSFDSVGSTAEVSFDTTRRTYETQPDRCHITHVTLHSGWEQTVAKAIEATPGVLSYCKNDRLGFSIPYTHEGVQHSYEPDFLVRVDATWGPTTLIVEVSGQGREDKHAKTAAARNLWCPAINNDGQYGHWRFAEIIDPNVALRQMTEIVQRVRTGELEETH, from the coding sequence GTGGTCGACCGGGTGATCGATAACCCGATCCTGAATTCGCCCTACGTCGAGCCGGGGAGGCACTTCCGGTTCGACGACGACGGGATCACCAACGAGATCGTCGGGAAGCGCAGGCCCTCGCAGTACTTCATGCCTGTACCGCAGGCCCAGCGTCGGTCTGGGCAGCTGTCCCTCGCGCTGGACTGGACTGAGGACCGACTCAAAACCAACGACCAGGTGAACCTGATCCGCGGCAAGCTCGACGTCTGGCGCAAACAGCGCTACGCGGGCGCGACCAACACGAGCAAGGCCCTGCTCGCGCACTGGACACGCCCGGACCGCGGACGACCGCTGTTCTTCGCCCAGATCGAGGCGCTGGAGACGGCGATCTGGCTCAGCGAAGTCGCGCAGAAGACCGACCCGGCGTTCGGCAACGAACTGCGCGAGCACAACGGGACGTTCAACGACGGGCTACCCCGCATCGCGCACAAGATGGCGACCGGCTCGGGCAAGACCCTCGTCATGGCCATGCTCATCGCCTGGCACGCCTGCAACAAGGCGGCCAACCCGATGGGCCCCGGCAGCCGGTCCTACTCGGACGCTTTTCTCGTCGTCGCGCCCGGCATCACCATTCGCGATCGACTGCGCGTCCTGCTGCCCTCGGACCCGGAGAACTACTACGACGCGATGGACCTCGTGCCGCCTGACCTCCGGGCCGGCATCGAGCGTGCCCGCGTCGCGATCGTGAATTTCCATCAGTTCGGGCGGAAGGAGACCGGAGCCGGTGCTAACGCCGGCAAGCTCGCGAAGGAGATCCTCAACTCCGGGGACGGGCCGAGCCCGTTCACTGAGACGCCCGACCAGATGGCACGCCGAGTCTGCCGCGACCTGGCCAACCGCAGCGGCGGCAAGACCAACATCGTCGTTCTCAACGACGAGGCCCACCACTGCTGGCAGGGGCCGGCCGTGCCGGACATACATGCCCAGCAGGAGAAGCTCACCGGCGAGGAGAAGAGGGAAGCAGCCGCCCGGGCCAGCGAAGCCCACCAGTGGCTCAACGGACTGAAGGCCGTGCACGCCAAATACGGCATTCGCCGCATCTACGACCTCTCTGCCACACCGTTCTTCCTCAAGGGCTCCGGCTACGGGGAGGGAACTCTGTTCCCTTGGGTGGTCTCCGACTTCTCGCTGATCGACGCCATCGAGGCCGGAGTCGTGAAAATCCCCCGGCTGCCGGTCGATGACAACGCCGCCCCGGCCGACATGCCCACGTTCCGCGACCTATGGGTACACATCCGCGACCAGCTGCCCAAGCGCGGCCGGCGCGCCGAAGCGGTCGGCGAAGAACCGGTGCTGCCCGACGAGGTCAAGGCCGCGCTGCACAGCCTGTACAGCAACTACGAGCAGGCCTTTCGGGACTGGGAGGCAAGCGACCCCGCCATCGCCGGCGCTACGCCGCCGGTGTTCATCGTCGTCTGCAACAACACCGCCGTCTCCAAACGGGTGTTCGACTACATCGCCGGCTGGGAGAAGCAGCTCCCCGGCTTCAACCGCCCGGTCGTCCAGAGCGGCGGCCTGCCGCTGTTCCGCAACGACGACGAACGCGGTGGCTGGCGGGATCGCCCGCGCACCATCCTCGTGGATTCTCAACAGCTGGAGTCCGGTGAGGCGATGAGCCCGGAGTTCAAGCGCATCGCAGGACGGGAGATCGAGGAATTCAAGGCCGAGTACCGCACCCGGTTCCCTGGTCGCGACGCAGACGCCCTCACCGACGAGGACCTCCTCCGCGAGGTCATGAACACCGTCGGCAAGCCTGGCAAGCTAGGCGAAAACGTCCGCTGCGTCGTCTCCGTCTCCATGCTCACCGAGGGCTGGGACGCCAACACCGTCACGCACGTTCTCGGCGTCCGCGCGTTCGGCACCCAGTTGCTGTGTGAGCAGGTCGTCGGCCGAGCCCTGCGCCGCCGGTCGTACGCGATCGACGAGGACACCGGTCTCTTCACCGCGGAGTACGCCGAGGTCTACGGAGTCCCGTTCTCCTTCATCGCCACCACCGGCAAGAGCGGACGCCCGACCGTCGTCCGCCCCGTCGTGCACGTCCGCGCCCTCTCGGAGCGGGCCAACCTGCAGATCACCTTTCCCCGTGTCGTGGGCTACCGATACGACCTGCCCGACCCACGGTTGTCGGCTCAGTTCGACGACGACTCCCGGCTCGTGCTCACCGTCAACGACGTGCCCACTGAGACCACGGTCCGTGGTGTCGTCGGCGAGGCAGAAGTCCACACGCTGGCCGACCTGCAGGCTGTGCGCAGGCAGGCCCTCGTCTACGAACTGGCCCGCACCGTGCTCCCACGGCTCCGCGACGAAGCTGGCAACGACCGGTTCTGGCGGTTCCGTGAACTGGTGCCGATCGTTCGGGACTGGCTCGATCACTGGCTCGAATGCAAGGACTACACGTTTGCCGGCATGGTCATGCTCGACCAGAAGAAGGCCGACGCCGCAGAGCGGATCTACCAGGCGATCGTGCGCGGCACCACTGCCAGCCGCGGCACTCCCCGACTGCGTCCGGTCTACCGGTCCTTCGATTCTGTCGGTTCCACCGCGGAGGTCTCGTTCGACACAACCCGGCGCACATACGAGACCCAGCCCGACCGCTGCCACATCACCCACGTCACCCTGCACTCCGGATGGGAGCAGACGGTTGCGAAGGCCATCGAGGCCACCCCGGGCGTGCTCAGCTACTGCAAGAACGACCGCCTCGGCTTCTCCATCCCGTACACGCACGAGGGCGTGCAGCATAGCTACGAGCCGGACTTCCTCGTCCGCGTTGACGCCACCTGGGGTCCGACCACGCTGATCGTCGAGGTGTCCGGTCAGGGCCGCGAGGACAAGCATGCGAAGACCGCCGCAGCCCGCAACCTGTGGTGCCCGGCTATCAACAACGACGGGCAGTACGGCCACTGGCGGTTCGCCGAGATCATCGATCCCAACGTCGCCCTACGCCAGATGACCGAGATCGTTCAGCGGGTCCGCACCGGTGAACTCGAGGAGACGCACTGA
- a CDS encoding helix-turn-helix transcriptional regulator — MLSAPETRKGRSVAPAAVQSQDGAPPVFVRRSEAAAFLGLTTGTMANWASAGRGPAFHRVGSRVLYDLAELVRFVAAGRVETVDAA; from the coding sequence GTGTTAAGCGCACCCGAGACCCGCAAGGGTCGCTCTGTCGCCCCCGCCGCCGTGCAGTCACAGGACGGCGCGCCCCCAGTGTTCGTCCGCCGCTCCGAGGCAGCCGCCTTCCTGGGCCTGACCACCGGCACGATGGCCAACTGGGCCAGCGCCGGACGTGGACCCGCCTTCCACCGTGTTGGAAGCCGGGTCCTGTACGACCTGGCCGAACTCGTTCGGTTCGTCGCCGCCGGCCGCGTTGAGACGGTCGATGCCGCATGA
- a CDS encoding site-specific DNA-methyltransferase, with the protein MPPIQRAATSGAMPIETVEHADKRANIPTADLADFVTDEHREPQKVTYERPLLYPRDLSADPQLVWRGKDVQDAEPFEVPAVPIYIQEKIEPRAIIENLRKTETTDDAEPELSLFDDFDGLDSFDLVDFYEHEANWANRLILGDSLLVMTSLVEKEGLAGKVQTVFFDPPYGIKFGSNWQVSTRKREVQDSKETDLTRQPEQIRAFRDTWKLGVHSYLAYLRDRLQVAHTLLNEAGSVFVQIGDENVHVVRSLLDEVFGADNFVSHITFAKTSSATGQYLAGVSDFVLWYAKDRSQMKYRQLYLPKEPGGAGAGEYSNVELQDGRRMPANQANKLGLRGRSFRYDNLTSPRVRENRTGYFPVEVDGRRILPGAGEWKTNQEGMQRLVAAGRVVARKNSLAYVRYLDDFSVYALNSLWNDTAIAGRPGEKTYVVQTSPKIAERCLLMTTDPGDLVLDPTCGSGTTAYVAEQWGRRWITMDTSRVAITLARARLMGSRFPDYLLADSPEGAAKEAALSGVATTARNEFGHDVRQGFVYKRVPHIQLRDIAQNPEIEPGMTRQEIDAIVARRAESELLRDQPFVDPKKVRVAGRFTVETLSPHSAVSAGEERPAAEQVAAGQAESSYEDTVLSHLRKAGVQNTVKQERLEFDRLEAYPGRWLQAAGDYTTADGEASRVAVSLGPQHGTVGPEQIKEAAREALRGEGFDLLLICGFAFDSRAGEVAAEFRPGTAGGPDFAVGQAALRMGKVQVLLVRMNPDLAMGDTLLKNTGAGNLFMVFGEPDVTVRPAEATGQLEVEIHGVDVFDPTTGAVRSHSTDDIACWFVDSNYNGDSFFVRHAYFTGADNPYDKLKKALHAEIDADAWASLNSTVSRAFPQPSTGKIAVKVINHYGDDVLKVYEV; encoded by the coding sequence ATGCCACCGATCCAGCGGGCCGCTACGTCCGGTGCCATGCCCATCGAGACGGTTGAGCACGCCGACAAGCGGGCCAACATCCCCACGGCGGACCTAGCCGACTTCGTCACCGACGAGCATCGGGAGCCGCAGAAGGTCACCTACGAGCGGCCCCTTTTGTATCCGCGCGACCTGTCCGCTGACCCGCAGCTCGTGTGGCGGGGAAAGGATGTGCAGGACGCGGAGCCGTTCGAGGTGCCGGCCGTTCCGATCTACATCCAGGAGAAGATCGAGCCACGCGCCATCATCGAGAACCTGCGCAAGACCGAGACGACCGATGACGCCGAGCCGGAACTGAGCCTCTTCGATGACTTCGACGGGCTCGACTCGTTCGATTTGGTCGACTTCTACGAGCACGAGGCCAACTGGGCGAACAGGCTGATCCTCGGTGACAGCCTCCTCGTGATGACCAGCCTTGTCGAAAAGGAAGGCCTCGCTGGCAAGGTCCAGACGGTCTTCTTCGATCCGCCTTACGGCATCAAGTTCGGATCGAACTGGCAGGTCAGCACGCGCAAGCGCGAAGTCCAGGACAGCAAGGAGACGGACCTCACCAGGCAGCCCGAACAGATTCGGGCCTTTCGGGACACGTGGAAGCTCGGGGTCCACTCCTACTTGGCCTACCTCCGCGACCGCCTCCAGGTGGCCCACACGCTGCTCAACGAAGCGGGCAGCGTCTTCGTGCAGATCGGTGACGAGAACGTCCACGTGGTCCGGAGCCTGCTGGACGAGGTATTCGGCGCAGACAACTTCGTTTCCCACATCACCTTCGCGAAGACATCGAGCGCTACGGGTCAGTACTTGGCTGGCGTCTCGGACTTCGTGCTGTGGTATGCAAAGGACCGCAGTCAGATGAAGTACCGCCAGCTGTATTTGCCAAAGGAGCCCGGCGGCGCTGGGGCCGGCGAGTACTCGAATGTGGAGTTGCAAGACGGGCGAAGAATGCCGGCAAATCAGGCGAACAAGCTCGGACTGCGGGGCAGGTCATTCCGCTACGACAATCTCACCAGTCCTCGCGTTCGCGAGAACCGCACCGGCTATTTCCCCGTAGAGGTCGACGGTCGACGGATCCTTCCCGGCGCAGGTGAGTGGAAGACGAACCAGGAAGGCATGCAGCGCCTGGTGGCCGCGGGGCGTGTCGTCGCTCGGAAGAACTCGTTGGCCTACGTTCGCTACCTTGACGACTTTTCCGTCTACGCGTTGAACTCCCTGTGGAATGACACCGCCATCGCCGGGCGTCCCGGGGAGAAGACCTACGTCGTACAGACCAGTCCAAAAATCGCCGAGCGGTGTCTGTTGATGACTACAGATCCCGGCGACCTTGTGCTGGATCCGACCTGCGGCAGTGGCACCACGGCGTACGTCGCCGAACAGTGGGGGCGCCGCTGGATCACTATGGATACATCCAGGGTCGCTATCACCCTGGCGCGCGCGCGACTCATGGGTAGCCGTTTTCCTGATTACCTTCTCGCTGATTCGCCGGAGGGTGCGGCGAAGGAAGCGGCGTTGTCGGGAGTCGCTACCACGGCACGCAACGAGTTCGGACACGATGTCCGGCAAGGCTTTGTGTACAAGCGCGTTCCGCACATCCAGCTGCGCGACATTGCGCAGAATCCCGAGATTGAGCCGGGGATGACGCGACAGGAGATCGACGCGATCGTTGCCCGTCGTGCTGAGTCCGAGCTTCTCCGGGACCAGCCCTTCGTGGACCCGAAGAAGGTCCGCGTCGCCGGACGGTTCACGGTTGAGACGCTCTCGCCGCACAGCGCCGTCAGCGCCGGCGAGGAGCGGCCCGCCGCCGAGCAGGTCGCAGCAGGACAGGCAGAGAGCTCCTACGAGGACACGGTTCTTAGTCACCTGCGGAAGGCGGGTGTCCAGAACACCGTCAAGCAGGAGCGTCTCGAATTCGACCGGCTCGAGGCCTACCCCGGGCGCTGGCTACAGGCCGCCGGCGACTACACCACTGCGGATGGGGAGGCTTCGCGGGTGGCTGTGAGCCTCGGGCCCCAGCATGGGACGGTCGGCCCCGAGCAGATCAAGGAGGCCGCCCGGGAGGCACTAAGGGGCGAGGGGTTCGACCTACTGCTCATCTGCGGATTCGCCTTCGACTCGCGGGCCGGCGAGGTCGCCGCTGAGTTCCGGCCGGGCACTGCCGGCGGCCCCGACTTCGCAGTGGGGCAGGCGGCCCTCCGCATGGGCAAGGTGCAGGTCCTGCTAGTTCGCATGAACCCCGATCTCGCGATGGGGGACACCCTGCTGAAGAACACCGGCGCGGGCAACTTGTTCATGGTGTTCGGCGAACCCGATGTCACCGTGCGGCCGGCCGAAGCAACTGGGCAGCTCGAGGTGGAGATCCACGGCGTGGACGTGTTCGACCCGACAACCGGAGCCGTCCGTTCGCACTCGACCGACGACATCGCTTGCTGGTTCGTCGACTCCAACTACAACGGTGACTCCTTCTTCGTCCGGCACGCCTACTTCACAGGAGCCGATAACCCGTACGACAAACTCAAGAAGGCGCTTCACGCGGAGATCGACGCAGACGCCTGGGCCAGTCTGAACAGCACCGTCAGCCGCGCCTTCCCCCAACCTTCGACGGGCAAGATCGCGGTCAAGGTGATCAACCACTACGGGGACGACGTCCTGAAGGTGTACGAAGTCTGA
- a CDS encoding HEPN domain-containing protein, whose product MTLHLAAGGDVSDLLPDSSDDPVVSALIEMTIDSFPLLLAPADAFWPTPRLSLYHHPQQLELQTAIQADATLARLFPEDDQGIGRRGFFYSSLGRGGGVQDVMFGEMIIASAWGALGMTTEEPSLHSLTALVRHNLKVLRQGIKGQQPAIPARMVFTGFTTRDGQSITTPWGALRPVRDWERSHAPASLEGDVVGTQHDGTEVKVSYAGEMTLDTDLPYTILPTKSPDWDNEPPPWPNIKGADVFRRRLEGVQLAVLLATDRPIGSWITAKLAWTWIGDPYGHGPSMSWSDPRSLPGFMPHELTSDECAEVARWAELVESSWTPRIDIAVRRILSAANSRTDMADRLVDSVIVWENLFGTSQGEPRLRISAAMAWLLRSEPTEREELRLKLKALYDDRSKIVHGGKPDEKLLGEQANAALQYAREALRTLFSERPDVLTLADGAARSLRLLMGG is encoded by the coding sequence GTGACACTGCACCTCGCAGCTGGCGGCGATGTTAGTGACCTACTACCAGATAGTTCCGATGACCCGGTGGTCAGCGCTCTGATCGAGATGACCATCGACAGTTTCCCCCTACTACTCGCTCCCGCCGACGCATTCTGGCCGACGCCCCGACTATCCCTATACCATCACCCCCAGCAACTAGAGTTGCAGACGGCAATCCAGGCCGATGCAACCCTAGCGAGATTGTTTCCTGAGGACGATCAGGGAATAGGTCGCCGCGGCTTCTTCTACAGCAGCCTCGGTCGCGGGGGCGGAGTTCAGGACGTCATGTTCGGCGAGATGATCATCGCGTCCGCCTGGGGCGCATTGGGGATGACGACAGAAGAACCGAGTCTCCACTCCCTCACGGCACTGGTCCGTCACAATCTGAAGGTGCTCCGACAGGGCATCAAGGGGCAGCAACCAGCCATTCCCGCCCGGATGGTGTTCACTGGCTTCACAACGCGGGATGGCCAATCCATCACCACCCCGTGGGGAGCCCTCCGCCCCGTTCGTGACTGGGAACGGAGCCATGCCCCTGCATCGCTGGAAGGCGACGTAGTCGGGACCCAGCATGATGGCACCGAGGTCAAGGTCTCATACGCCGGCGAGATGACACTCGACACCGATTTGCCATACACCATTCTCCCCACAAAGAGCCCTGACTGGGATAACGAGCCTCCCCCTTGGCCAAACATTAAGGGAGCCGATGTCTTCCGCCGACGCCTCGAAGGCGTGCAGCTGGCCGTCTTGCTAGCAACCGATCGTCCAATAGGTAGCTGGATCACGGCGAAACTGGCGTGGACCTGGATTGGCGACCCCTATGGCCACGGTCCCAGCATGAGTTGGTCGGATCCGCGATCGCTCCCGGGCTTCATGCCTCACGAGCTAACGTCGGATGAATGTGCCGAGGTGGCGCGATGGGCGGAACTGGTCGAGTCATCTTGGACGCCTCGAATCGACATCGCCGTCCGGCGAATTCTTAGCGCTGCAAACTCGCGGACGGACATGGCCGATCGCCTCGTGGATTCGGTAATCGTATGGGAGAACCTCTTCGGAACCTCCCAGGGCGAACCACGTCTGCGCATTTCTGCGGCAATGGCGTGGCTACTGAGGAGCGAGCCTACCGAGCGCGAAGAGTTGCGGCTCAAGCTGAAAGCCCTCTACGACGATCGCAGCAAGATCGTGCATGGAGGCAAGCCGGACGAGAAACTTCTTGGCGAACAGGCCAACGCCGCACTCCAGTATGCGCGAGAAGCATTACGGACTCTATTCAGCGAGCGTCCAGACGTTTTGACCCTAGCCGACGGCGCGGCCCGTAGTCTGCGGCTGCTCATGGGCGGCTAG
- a CDS encoding DUF4365 domain-containing protein, with amino-acid sequence MSNMPSRPSSHRGETASRNAFTSTCPDNWVVRRIEDEYGIDLEVEIFDGDRATGLTFKVQLKSKDLKPGRAISKSVEVASLNYWLSHDVPVLVVLFDKRSGVMYGGWAHAHDTGSIADGAKTTTFSFAPADILDAAGFARIEADVRVVRSLKESLAPRPTPVKCTFADNISKSVKPHLLSSFKTALEQSSGELAYVPSADYAINLRVMPDRVVAELPTREATVTLRADIANLAVDPDARRWTAEGVLCGIALLFQSLGLRPRAVDVLNAILPTPIVYADPYVSSRIASLLVDGKRPDLAVRVILASPVDADPFFLLPYLMAAEVHYSNLTDQERVNLRQYFDERAATLEAAGDAREAAIAHYSLSQLARAELDYEAAVRELGETLRLDPRYADRPYFHKELAGSLWETNAPDKAAESYRRALELGAPEDEVSHLYVDALFWAGRYGDVREAVSDMGAPHRLARLDDAAAAFIIDFLGVADQGGRSEAQADVDFANAEEALAFLRDSDALHVNAWRVALETTASPASSMLVVALALVSNGWAWGSAVAMGFLENLDGDLLDAMIESGLHFDRVQFLETVQEVSRIEGLEGEGLSQLLDMITMRDVETPTRAPEPFMLRVHGGESGMEVFQIGP; translated from the coding sequence ATGTCGAACATGCCGAGCCGGCCTTCAAGTCACCGGGGTGAGACGGCCTCGCGCAACGCCTTTACGTCAACGTGCCCGGACAATTGGGTTGTCCGCCGGATTGAGGACGAGTACGGCATCGACCTCGAAGTGGAGATTTTCGACGGCGACCGGGCCACGGGTCTCACCTTCAAAGTGCAACTCAAGTCCAAAGACTTGAAACCGGGTCGAGCAATCTCGAAGTCCGTAGAAGTGGCTAGTCTCAACTACTGGCTGAGTCATGACGTCCCCGTGCTAGTCGTGCTTTTCGATAAACGCTCGGGTGTCATGTATGGCGGTTGGGCTCATGCTCACGACACGGGGTCGATTGCCGACGGCGCAAAAACCACAACCTTTTCCTTCGCGCCAGCCGACATCCTTGATGCGGCCGGATTTGCCCGGATAGAGGCAGACGTTCGCGTGGTCCGGAGCCTCAAGGAATCCCTCGCGCCACGTCCCACGCCGGTAAAATGCACCTTCGCCGACAACATCTCGAAATCGGTGAAACCTCACCTCCTTAGCTCGTTCAAGACGGCATTGGAGCAGTCTTCGGGTGAACTCGCTTACGTTCCGAGTGCCGACTATGCCATAAACCTCCGCGTTATGCCGGACAGGGTGGTCGCCGAGCTTCCTACCAGGGAAGCGACTGTCACCTTGCGCGCCGACATCGCGAATCTTGCGGTAGACCCTGATGCGCGTCGTTGGACGGCCGAGGGAGTTCTGTGTGGGATTGCGCTTCTTTTTCAATCCTTGGGTCTGCGCCCGCGGGCCGTTGACGTCCTCAATGCTATTCTGCCCACCCCCATAGTCTATGCAGATCCATACGTCTCTAGTCGTATCGCCAGCCTCCTTGTGGACGGAAAGCGCCCCGATCTAGCCGTCCGCGTGATACTTGCTAGTCCGGTCGATGCCGACCCCTTCTTCTTGCTGCCGTACTTGATGGCCGCGGAGGTGCATTACTCCAACCTGACCGATCAGGAGCGGGTAAACCTGCGGCAATACTTTGATGAGAGGGCTGCGACACTAGAAGCAGCCGGCGACGCTCGGGAAGCGGCAATCGCCCACTATTCGCTTTCGCAGTTGGCGCGGGCAGAACTTGACTACGAGGCAGCCGTTCGGGAGTTGGGCGAGACGCTTCGCCTAGACCCTCGCTATGCGGATCGACCGTACTTCCATAAAGAGCTCGCAGGTTCTCTCTGGGAGACGAATGCACCTGACAAGGCGGCAGAGAGCTACAGGCGGGCGCTTGAGTTAGGTGCGCCGGAAGATGAGGTGTCGCATCTGTATGTTGACGCACTCTTCTGGGCGGGGCGCTACGGGGATGTTCGAGAGGCAGTGTCAGACATGGGGGCGCCTCATCGTCTGGCGCGGTTGGACGACGCGGCGGCCGCCTTCATAATCGATTTCCTTGGAGTGGCCGATCAGGGGGGAAGGAGCGAAGCTCAAGCCGATGTGGACTTTGCGAACGCGGAGGAGGCGCTCGCCTTCTTGAGGGACTCGGATGCCCTGCACGTCAACGCTTGGCGGGTGGCGCTAGAAACGACTGCGAGCCCAGCGTCGTCGATGCTCGTCGTTGCACTCGCCCTCGTGTCCAACGGCTGGGCTTGGGGTTCTGCCGTCGCAATGGGCTTCCTCGAGAACCTCGATGGCGACCTCCTCGACGCCATGATCGAGTCCGGACTGCACTTCGACCGGGTTCAATTCCTCGAAACAGTGCAAGAGGTGAGCCGAATCGAAGGTCTTGAAGGCGAGGGGCTGTCACAACTGCTAGACATGATCACTATGCGAGACGTGGAGACACCAACCCGGGCACCTGAGCCGTTTATGCTGAGGGTGCATGGCGGCGAATCTGGCATGGAAGTATTCCAAATCGGGCCTTAA